A window from Glandiceps talaboti chromosome 15, keGlaTala1.1, whole genome shotgun sequence encodes these proteins:
- the LOC144446242 gene encoding uncharacterized protein LOC144446242, translating to MAFFLDTVMRIVRALFTMADVVIFYGPPFAGKSAYCEENYTKHKRISAQEIFQNESSACLRQIILQIVNYLRDGHKVVIDDENWSDITRASYINTIKTKIPWCTFQCVKFHPREKLQVYWAREWALAELCMTSSSVNQSLTSKIDMCQSDDKFNKWFSERKGSIKTPQASEGFTIKEVETHLIAKTYYKFEIPALFVQWQSIIQFGEGKTTVVSGVSETLNLWYKVNPCGRIIIINDGKHECDSQEEHGMKTVLSQICNDMNNCVLYFCIIDDEWQCGQFAIPPSPGLVAWLQRIHHLQLKHSGTLYLTSTATHAQCAEAAGINHMMARTVFSRPAIVNAPYCATKGYEPTVLQDMKFCLSKDTSFIDAKVPLFDDSTHRNFYKVRSGGGRFHGICCKSYEVLGKYQELYEKNATPISETVSRVDKLRKHYAQQNKDQIMPSSSFKGQSNRSLPKWLVPKSQRVLEPSGSRSGTKEEDDGKRKTATNYGTYSMQSPRKKLVRTLSQSVTVYCMNELELVDTAKMVLKELDIKAEELSRCSPPATSDKVSHVKGHLDSHVIEIDSHMITAEPTSVAVKEENEPEDRKEHTSLLDEIFFDSKTSKGADNSNCQEKTSQIVHTSQTMEKEASHHHSNLDKNAVVADSLVPETVSCIPETVVPPSSITSRKKNLGPDLTFLDDIF from the exons ATGGCTTTCTTCCTTGACACGGTCATGCGCATTGTACGTGCTCTCTTTACTATGGCGGACGTAGTGATATTCTACGGTCCTCCGTTTGCA GGAAAAAGTGCATACTGTGAGGAAAATTACACAAAGCACAAACGAATATCTGCAcaggaaatatttcaaaatgagagTTCTGCCTGTCTCCGTCAGATCATTCTACAGATTGTGAATTACCTCCGAGATGGGCATAAAGTTGTTATTGATGATGAGAATTGGTCAGATATCACTAGAGCCTCCTACATCAATACAATAAAAACCAAG ATTCCTTGGTGCACATTTCAATGTGTCAAGTTTCATCCCAGAGAAAAGTTACAAGTATACTGGGCCAGAGAATGGGCTTTGGCTGAACtatgtatgacatcatcatctGTCAACCAATCATTGACCAGTAAGATTGACATGTGTCAATCAGATGATAAGTTCAATAAATGGTTTTCTGAGCGTAAAGGTTCAATTAAGACCCCTCAAGCCAGTGAAGGGTTTACAATAAAAGAAGTTGAAACTCATCTGATAGCTAAAACATATTACAAG TTTGAAATACCAGCACTGTTTGTCCAGTGGCAGAGTATTATCCAGTTTGGGGAGGGTAAAACAACCGTTGTGTCTGGAGTTAGTGAGACTCTTAATCTATGGTATAAAGTTAATCCATGTGGAAGAATAATCATCATCAATGACGGTAAACATG AGTGTGACAGCCAAGAGGAGCATGGTATGAAGACAGTACTATCGCAAATCTGTAATGATATGAATAATTGCgtgttgtatttttgtatcattGATGATGAATGGCAATGCGGTCAGTTTGCCATCCCACCCAGTCCAGGTCTTGTTGCCTGGTTACAGAGAATACACCATTTACAACTCAAGCATAGCGGAACATTGTACTTGACATCGACAGCAACGCATGCCCAGTGTGCAGAGGCAGCTGGAATCAACCACATGATGGCACGAACTGTTTTCTCCCGTCCTGCCATAGTGAATGCTCCTTACTGTGCAACGAAAGGTTATGAACCTACAGTTCTGCAAGATATGAAATTTTGTTTATCTAAAGATACATCATTCATCGATGCAAAGGTTCCTCTTTTCGATGACTCTACCCATCGGAATTTTTACAAAGTACGCAGTGGAGGAGGTCGATTTCATGGTATTTGCTGTAAAAGTTATGAAGTATTGGGAAAATATCAAGAActttatgaaaaaaatgcaaCACCAATCTCTGAGACTGTCAGCCGAGTTGACAAATTGAGAAAACATTATGCTCAACAAAATAAAGATCAAATCATGCCGTCATCAAGTTTTAAGGGACAGAGTAATAGATCTCTTCCAAAATGGTTAGTACCCAAAAGTCAGAGGGTATTGGAGCCTAGTGGTTCTAGATCAGGGACAAAAGAAGAGGATGATGGGAAGAGGAAGACAGCTACCAACTATGGTACTTACAGCATGCAGTCACCAAG GAAAAAACTAGTGCGCACTTTATCTCAGTCAGTGACTGTATACTGTATGAATGAACTGGAATTAGTTGACACTGCAAAGATGGTACTGAAAGAG CTTGACATTAAAGCAGAAGAATTAAGTAGGTGTAGCCCACCAGCAACAAGTGACAAAGTGTcccatgtcaaaggtcatttggACAGTCATGTGATTGAAATTGATAGTCACATGATAACAGCTGAACCTACCAGTGTTGCTGTTAAGGAAGAAAATGAACCAGAGGACAGAAAAGAACACACCAGCCTATTGGATGAAATTTTCTTTGATTCAAAAACTTCAAAAGGAGCTGACAATAG CAATTGCCAAGAGAAAACATCCCAAATTGTCCATACCTCTCAGACTATGGAAAAAGAAGCCAGTCATCACCATAGCAACCTTGATAAGAATGCAGTTGTAGCAGACAGTCTAGTTCCAGAGACCGTATCTTGTATCCCAGAGACAGTTGTCCCACCATCATCCATCACATCAAGGAAGAAGAACCTTGGTCCTGATTTAACTTTCCTTGATGACATATTTTAG
- the LOC144446173 gene encoding extracellular calcium-sensing receptor-like: protein MCVSVKRTLLWIVFTYLTIFMHGVLGESSIVQKVSQHGDIMIGGLFSFHSRIKISDNSLQSGPIQETCTSFDYKGFRRSQAMIYAIEEINRRNDILPNISLGYEIRDTCSAVSKSLQGAIDFVASLETEEEGLGDGRVLAVVGASNSATSVPVASVMGIVNIPMISYSSTSRLLSDRILYKSFFRTVPSDASQAVAMAELVKHFGWNWVGTIAADDSYGRPGIEQFIREAEDRDVCISFRKLVTSFPTEDEIQDVVTAIKENPDAKVLVTFIHFAKIKLILEEVARQGITDRTWIASEAWADNNEVATLDPRVVIGTHGILLTLGEIPGFGDYLQNLNPFHNNFSNPFLNELWENSFDCSFSKTLTASSDVIYNNMTTLSSEVDDYVPCSIDHRIDETPAYKSTGLWGTYRTYLAVYAIAQALDDIRKCKTPEGLLHDGACPRLDSLEPWQLLKYVSVVNFTGTDGRHIHFSDVGDVDGLYHIVNWQQSENGDHVDFVNVGMYDGSARKGVQLSMDDTDIVWSYGSQPNQMPPVSVCSDSCQPGTRKGVIPGAPNCCFECVLCLDGEISNDTGATTCIACSTGYWSNENNTKCEVKDMNYLSWDEVGGIIVVTLASLGILLSASVVVLFVKFATTPVVKASNRDLSFLLLTFVIVCFVSVFAYVGLPNYTQCLFQTPLRSCGFTGCVSILLVKTHSVLTIFEAKLPSTLQKRSFVGTRLQILVVLVLVIIQLLIYIIASVFVPPKVVYDNEISKTITYVECDEVSVVATVILILYTWTIAGICLGFAIKARKLPENFNETKHIMFSMLVYFVVWLTYFPAFIWTYGKYKAISQCVVLLASAYGMLFCVFGPKCYIIVFKPQLNTQAAVRKLTMQHSARRASSIVDAASGRKSLSSMTSFNTNMDGLRVHTCSNKQDKVMKKSSSAVRFNTENDVNDVTVFNNRSCESTGIDNPIDVTADEKVERKIKSVLKSSSSNSRFSETDQECTKTSDLTNTDTNSRTNPVRFHVNSSSDDSAEATSLSEPSQRSNKSQENNISLSKTVDNGTKIDDVDCDEHDGRNLDKCENFECNNPKITVTENEVSENMPPSSDDATNSTYLTVSKDSSFTSSSAHPSVDLGDDDVFLTPHTNEEFFRNYTCNCSICRTQRMSEQTGEGQKQQCLSVDENVARTDKKLTEETRGNITDGLYVTIEAHI from the exons ATGTGTGTTTCCGTGAAAAGAACGCTCCTGTGGATTGTTTTCACCTATCTGACAATATTTATGCATGGTGTCCTAGGCGAGTCATCGATAGTCCAAAAGGTGTCCCAGCACGGAGATATTATGATTGGTGgtctgttttcatttcattcccGTATTAAAATCAGTGATAACTCTTTGCAATCCGGCCCAATTCAGGAGACGTGTACAAGTTTTGATTACAAAGGTTTTCGACGTTCACAGGCTATGATATATGCTATCGAAGAAATTAATCGTAGGAATGATATATTGCCAAACATTAGTCTGGGTTATGAAATCCGCGATACGTGCTCCGCAGTGTCCAAGTCACTACAGGGGGCTATCGACTTTGTAGCAAGTTTAGAAACCGAAGAAGAGGGTTTAGGTGATGGTCGTGTACTTGCGGTAGTTGGGGCTAGCAACTCGGCAACATCAGTACCTGTGGCCAGCGTGATGGGCATCGTCAACATCCCTATGATCAGTTACAGTTCTACAAGCAGACTGCTTAGTGATCGCATACTTTACAAGTCATTTTTCCGGACCGTCCCTAGCGATGCCTCACAAGCTGTTGCCATGGCAGAGTTGGTCAAACACTTCGGATGGAACTGGGTTGGTACTATCGCCGCCGATGATTCGTACGGTCGGCCTGGGATAGAACAATTTATCCGAGAAGCAGAGGATCGGGATGTGTGCATCTCGTTCAGGAAACTAGTCACCTCCTTCCCAACGGAAGATGAAATTCAAGACGTTGTGACAGCTATCAAAGAAAATCCCGACGCTAAAGTTCTCGTTACTTTCATACATTTCGCGAAgattaaattaatattagaagAAGTAGCAAGACAGGGTATCACAG ATCGCACATGGATAGCGAGTGAAGCCTGGGCTGATAACAACGAAGTGGCAACACTTGACCCTCGTGTTGTCATAGGAACACACGGAATATTACTAACGCTAGGGGAAATTCCCGGATTCGGTGACTACCTTCAAAATCTGAACCCTTTTCACAATAACTTTTCAAATCCATTTCTGAATGAACTTTGGGAAAACTCATTCGATTGTTCGTTTTCAAAAACACTGACTGCATCAAGTGACGTCATATATAACAACATGACGACTTTGAGTTCGGAGGTCGACGACTATGTTCCGTGTTCGATTGACCATAGAATAGACGAAACCCCTGCCTATAAATCAACTGGTCTTTGGGGGACATATCGCACTTATTTGGCTGTTTATGCAATTGCACAAGCCCTGGACGACATTCGTAAATGTAAGACACCGGAAGGTTTACTGCATGATGGTGCATGTCCACGGCTTGACTCACTTGAACCGTGGCAACTTTTAAAGTATGTTTCAGTGGTAAATTTCACCGGAACCGACGGTCGACACATCCATTTCAGTGACGTTGGTGATGTTGATGGTCTGTATCATATTGTCAACTGGCAACAATCGGAAAACGGCGATCACGTGGACTTTGTGAATGTAGGAATGTATGATGGTAGTGCACGTAAAGGCGTTCAGTTATCCATGGATGATACGGACATTGTTTGGAGTTATGGATCACAACCAAACCAG ATGCCACCAGTATCGGTATGCAGTGACTCATGCCAGCCTGGGACGAGGAAAGGTGTCATACCAGGTGCaccaaactgttgttttgaatgcGTACTCTGTTTAGATGGTGAAATATCTAACGACACAG GAGCCACTACCTGTATTGCATGCTCGACTGGTTACTggtcaaatgaaaataacacaaaatgtgAAGTCAAGGATATGAACTATTTGTCCTGGGACGAGGTCGGTGGTATCATTGTCGTCACTTTAGCATCACTTGGAATTCTACTGTCGGCGAGTGTTGTGGTCCTCTTCGTCAAGTTTGCCACCACCCCTGTTGTGAAAGCATCAAATCGCGACCTCAGTTTTCTTCTTCTAACCTTCGTCATTGTATGTTTCGTCAGTGTTTTTGCGTACGTTGGATTACCCAATTATACCCAGTGTCTTTTCCAAACACCTCTTCGAAGTTGTGGATTTACGGGTTGCGTCTCGATCTTATTGGTGAAAACGCACAGCGTTTTAACTATTTTTGAAGCCAAGTTGCCTTCAACTCTGCAAAAAAGAAGTTTCGTAGGCACACGACTACAGATTTTGGTCGTTCTTGTCCTCGTAATAATACAACTTCTGATATATATCATCGCATCAGTATTTGTACCGCCAAAAGTAGTGTACGATAACGAAATTTCGAAGACAATAACTTATGTTGAATGTGACGAAGTCTCTGTCGTTGCGACCGTAATCTTGATTCTCTACACCTGGACGATAGCGGGCATCTGTTTGGGATTTGCCATAAAGGCTCGGAAGTTGCCCGAAAACTTCAACGAAACTAAACATATCATGTTTTCTATGCTTGTTTATTTTGTCGTCTGGTTGACGTATTTTCCCGCTTTTATTTGGACGTACGGTAAATACAAAGCCATTTCTCAGTGTGTCGTGCTCCTTGCGTCAGCTTACGGTATGCTTTTCTGTGTATTTGGACCAAAATGCTACATCATAGTGTTTAAACCGCAGCTAAACACACAGGCAGCCGTTAGGAAGTTGACAATGCAACACTCGGCCAGGCGAGCTTCATCCATAGTTGATGCTGCTAGTGGGAGAAAGTCTCTTTCctcgatgacgtcatttaatacaaatatggaCGGACTTAGAGTTCACACCTGTAGCAACAAGCAAGACAAAGTTATGAAAAAATCATCTTCGGCTGTGAGGTTCAACACCGAGAATGATGTCAATGACGTCACAGTTTTTAACAATCGGTCCTGTGAATCAACCGGAATAGACAACCCGATCGATGTAACAGCGGATGAAAAggttgaaagaaaaataaaaagtgttTTAAAATCATCATCTTCAAACAGTAGGTTTTCTGAGACAGACCAAGAATGCACGAAAACGTCAGATTTGACAAATACGGATACAAACTCACGCACAAACCCCGTGAGATTTCACGTGAACAGTTCATCCGATGATTCGGCTGAGGCAACATCTCTCTCAGAACCATCGCAAAGATCAAATAAATCGCAAGAAAATAATATTTCGTTGAGTAAAACGGTCGACAACGGAACAAAAATCGACGATGTTGATTGTGATGAACATGACGGTCGAAATCTCGACAAATGTGAAAATTTTGAATGTAATAATCCAAAAATAACAGTAACAGAGAATGAAGTTTCAGAAAACATGCCCCCTAGCTCTGACGATGCGACCAATAGTACATACCTAACAGTCAGTAAAGACTCTTCCTTTACGTCATCATCGGCTCATCCTTCAGTCGACTTAGGGGATGACGATGTCTTCTTAACTCCGCATACGAATGAAGAGTTTTTTCGTAactatacatgtaactgttcaATATGTCGGACACAACGCATGTCTGAGCAAACAGGTGAAGGGCAGAAACAACAATGTTTAAGTGTTGACGAGAATGTGGCAAGGACTGACAAGAAACTCACAGAAGAAACTAGGGGAAATATAACCGATGGATTATACGTGACAATAGAGGCACACATATGA